One Glycine max cultivar Williams 82 chromosome 4, Glycine_max_v4.0, whole genome shotgun sequence DNA segment encodes these proteins:
- the LOC100817704 gene encoding protein RICE SALT SENSITIVE 3 isoform X3 — protein MESGLPLLNCLLQQTLRTICTSPNSSTPSKWVYAVFWRILPRNFPPPRWELGGTALDLSKGNKRNWILVWEDGFCDFNECEQRKSGSGYLNGRFGAELFFKMSHEVYNYGEGLVGKVAADNSHKWVYNESHNECESSYVASWNASVEPQPKAWEFQFNSGIQSIVIIAVREGVVQLGSFNKIAEDLNLVISIQRQFSYLQSIPGVFGIQRPYLRLQHPYIVKPSFIASNAMPLYDMGWNTPQNGAPGPSLCSGTQSIIERVKIEDCEFHPTHDDDHKVKSLVMDDPMMVKEGWGWRLEYRGGDG, from the exons ATGGAAAGTGGATTACCTTTGCTTAATTGTCTCTTGCAGCAGACTCTCAGAACCATTTGCACTTCTCCTAATTCTTCCACTCCTTCCAAGTGGGTATATGCTGTCTTCTGGAGGATATTACCTCGAAACTTTCCTCCACCGAG GTGGGAATTAGGAGGAACTGCTCTTGATCTCTCcaaaggaaataaaaggaaCTG GATCCTTGTCTGGGAAGATGGGTTCTGCGATTTTAACGAATGCGAGCAAAGGAAGAGTGGTAGTGGTTACTTGAACGGTAGATTTGGAGCTGAGTTATTCTTCAAGATGTCGCATGAGGTTTACAATTATGGAGAGGG ACTCGTGGGGAAAGTTGCCGCAGATAATAGTCACAAATGGGTTTACAATGAGAGTCACAACGAGTGTGAGTCTAGCTATGTTGCTTCATGGAATGCTTCAGTCGAACCT CAACCAAAGGCGTGGGAGTTTCAGTTCAATTCAGGCATTCAG AGTATAGTCATAATCGCCGTCAGAGAAGGCGTAGTGCAATTGGGTTCTTTCAACAAG ATAGCAGAGGACCTGAATCTGGTGATCAGCATACAAAGGCAATTCAGCTACCTTCAAAGCATACCTGGTGTGTTTGGTATTCAAAGACCATACTTACGACTCCAACACCCATACATTGTGAAGCCTAGTTTCATAGCAAGCAATGCAATGCCTCTATATGATATGGGGTGGAACACCCCACAGAATGGAGCACCAGGCCCATCTCTTTGTTCAG GGACACAAAGCATCATTGAGAGAGTGAAGATTGAAGATTGTGAATTTCATCCCACCCATGATGATGATCACAAAGTAAAG TCACTCGTGATGGATGATCCTATGATGGTGAAGGAAGGATGGGGTTGGAGATTAGAATACCGTGGTGGGGATGGATGA
- the LOC100817704 gene encoding protein RICE SALT SENSITIVE 3 isoform X1, which yields MESGLPLLNCLLQQTLRTICTSPNSSTPSKWVYAVFWRILPRNFPPPRWELGGTALDLSKGNKRNWILVWEDGFCDFNECEQRKSGSGYLNGRFGAELFFKMSHEVYNYGEGLVGKVAADNSHKWVYNESHNECESSYVASWNASVEPQPKAWEFQFNSGIQSIVIIAVREGVVQLGSFNKIAEDLNLVISIQRQFSYLQSIPGVFGIQRPYLRLQHPYIVKPSFIASNAMPLYDMGWNTPQNGAPGPSLCSGSPSLPLPTMPCNFGALLSKLPSGIPSHNSTQVPNAGTQSIIERVKIEDCEFHPTHDDDHKVKSLVMDDPMMVKEGWGWRLEYRGGDG from the exons ATGGAAAGTGGATTACCTTTGCTTAATTGTCTCTTGCAGCAGACTCTCAGAACCATTTGCACTTCTCCTAATTCTTCCACTCCTTCCAAGTGGGTATATGCTGTCTTCTGGAGGATATTACCTCGAAACTTTCCTCCACCGAG GTGGGAATTAGGAGGAACTGCTCTTGATCTCTCcaaaggaaataaaaggaaCTG GATCCTTGTCTGGGAAGATGGGTTCTGCGATTTTAACGAATGCGAGCAAAGGAAGAGTGGTAGTGGTTACTTGAACGGTAGATTTGGAGCTGAGTTATTCTTCAAGATGTCGCATGAGGTTTACAATTATGGAGAGGG ACTCGTGGGGAAAGTTGCCGCAGATAATAGTCACAAATGGGTTTACAATGAGAGTCACAACGAGTGTGAGTCTAGCTATGTTGCTTCATGGAATGCTTCAGTCGAACCT CAACCAAAGGCGTGGGAGTTTCAGTTCAATTCAGGCATTCAG AGTATAGTCATAATCGCCGTCAGAGAAGGCGTAGTGCAATTGGGTTCTTTCAACAAG ATAGCAGAGGACCTGAATCTGGTGATCAGCATACAAAGGCAATTCAGCTACCTTCAAAGCATACCTGGTGTGTTTGGTATTCAAAGACCATACTTACGACTCCAACACCCATACATTGTGAAGCCTAGTTTCATAGCAAGCAATGCAATGCCTCTATATGATATGGGGTGGAACACCCCACAGAATGGAGCACCAGGCCCATCTCTTTGTTCAGGTTCTCCTTCTCTACCATTACCAACCATGCCTTGCAATTTTGGAGCTTTGCTATCAAAGTTACCATCTGGAATCCCTTCCCATAATTCCACTCAAGTCCCTAATGCAGGGACACAAAGCATCATTGAGAGAGTGAAGATTGAAGATTGTGAATTTCATCCCACCCATGATGATGATCACAAAGTAAAG TCACTCGTGATGGATGATCCTATGATGGTGAAGGAAGGATGGGGTTGGAGATTAGAATACCGTGGTGGGGATGGATGA
- the LOC100817704 gene encoding protein RICE SALT SENSITIVE 3 isoform X2 has product MESGLPLLNCLLQQTLRTICTSPNSSTPSKWVYAVFWRILPRNFPPPRWELGGTALDLSKGNKRNWILVWEDGFCDFNECEQRKSGSGYLNGRFGAELFFKMSHEVYNYGEGLVGKVAADNSHKWVYNESHNECESSYVASWNASVEPQPKAWEFQFNSGIQSIVIIAVREGVVQLGSFNKIAEDLNLVISIQRQFSYLQSIPGVFGIQRPYLRLQHPYIVKPSFIASNAMPLYDMGWNTPQNGAPGPSLCSGSPSLPLPTMPCNFGALLSKLPSGIPSHNSTQVPNAGTQSIIERVKIEDCEFHPTHDDDHKVKVGSLNK; this is encoded by the exons ATGGAAAGTGGATTACCTTTGCTTAATTGTCTCTTGCAGCAGACTCTCAGAACCATTTGCACTTCTCCTAATTCTTCCACTCCTTCCAAGTGGGTATATGCTGTCTTCTGGAGGATATTACCTCGAAACTTTCCTCCACCGAG GTGGGAATTAGGAGGAACTGCTCTTGATCTCTCcaaaggaaataaaaggaaCTG GATCCTTGTCTGGGAAGATGGGTTCTGCGATTTTAACGAATGCGAGCAAAGGAAGAGTGGTAGTGGTTACTTGAACGGTAGATTTGGAGCTGAGTTATTCTTCAAGATGTCGCATGAGGTTTACAATTATGGAGAGGG ACTCGTGGGGAAAGTTGCCGCAGATAATAGTCACAAATGGGTTTACAATGAGAGTCACAACGAGTGTGAGTCTAGCTATGTTGCTTCATGGAATGCTTCAGTCGAACCT CAACCAAAGGCGTGGGAGTTTCAGTTCAATTCAGGCATTCAG AGTATAGTCATAATCGCCGTCAGAGAAGGCGTAGTGCAATTGGGTTCTTTCAACAAG ATAGCAGAGGACCTGAATCTGGTGATCAGCATACAAAGGCAATTCAGCTACCTTCAAAGCATACCTGGTGTGTTTGGTATTCAAAGACCATACTTACGACTCCAACACCCATACATTGTGAAGCCTAGTTTCATAGCAAGCAATGCAATGCCTCTATATGATATGGGGTGGAACACCCCACAGAATGGAGCACCAGGCCCATCTCTTTGTTCAGGTTCTCCTTCTCTACCATTACCAACCATGCCTTGCAATTTTGGAGCTTTGCTATCAAAGTTACCATCTGGAATCCCTTCCCATAATTCCACTCAAGTCCCTAATGCAGGGACACAAAGCATCATTGAGAGAGTGAAGATTGAAGATTGTGAATTTCATCCCACCCATGATGATGATCACAAAGTAAAGGTCGGTTCCTTGAACAAGTAG